From Flavobacterium arcticum, the proteins below share one genomic window:
- a CDS encoding glycosyltransferase family 4 protein has translation MDKKQNPIRTVVHVMGYDSKKFGGLERYILDLSKAGAPKGIKIVVVYNQKPKSVEFLKQLEDNNIKYYIANALSTVAFFKAFYRIVRTHKPIIIHSHFQPLFPSLYGYLFGCKHRWNNVRLMLVDKDIKEAQYKNQLKKSTRVYRALINMFTTRFFSVSNAVNKQYTEIYPNHAHKFEVLYNGGKINSFDKEASRSKLGFKSDVVYICCIAFASKTKGIDILIDAVHELNKKGIEKQFILCLIGLMEGSEVTVQIESKIELYGLDQLVKNFGIINNVPEVLPAMDIFVQPSRSESLSNSIIESGFAGVPAIGSNVGGIPEVIIDNETGMLFPVGDVHELATKLELLIKDDRLRVTMGQKSKQHKTNDFLMSDKINKLVDYYISI, from the coding sequence ATGGATAAGAAACAAAATCCAATAAGGACAGTTGTACATGTAATGGGGTACGACTCTAAAAAATTTGGAGGTTTAGAGCGTTATATATTAGACCTTTCAAAAGCTGGAGCACCAAAAGGGATTAAAATTGTCGTTGTTTATAATCAAAAACCAAAATCAGTTGAGTTTTTAAAGCAGCTTGAAGATAATAATATTAAATATTATATAGCTAATGCATTAAGTACTGTAGCTTTTTTTAAGGCTTTTTATAGAATTGTAAGAACTCATAAGCCTATTATTATACACTCTCATTTTCAGCCTTTATTCCCAAGTTTATATGGTTATTTGTTTGGCTGTAAACACCGGTGGAATAATGTTCGACTTATGCTTGTAGATAAAGATATTAAAGAAGCACAATATAAAAATCAGCTAAAAAAATCAACTAGAGTATATAGAGCTCTTATAAATATGTTTACAACACGTTTTTTTTCAGTGTCTAATGCTGTAAATAAACAATATACTGAAATTTATCCTAATCATGCGCATAAATTTGAAGTACTATATAATGGAGGGAAAATAAACTCATTTGATAAAGAGGCTTCACGATCTAAACTTGGTTTTAAGTCTGATGTAGTTTATATATGTTGTATTGCCTTTGCTTCAAAAACTAAAGGTATAGATATTTTAATAGATGCTGTACACGAGCTTAATAAGAAGGGAATAGAAAAACAGTTTATACTCTGTTTAATAGGGCTTATGGAGGGGAGCGAAGTTACGGTTCAAATTGAATCTAAAATTGAATTATATGGTTTAGATCAGTTAGTTAAGAACTTTGGTATTATTAATAATGTTCCTGAGGTATTACCTGCTATGGATATTTTTGTACAACCATCTAGATCAGAGAGTTTATCTAACTCTATTATTGAATCAGGGTTTGCAGGTGTTCCAGCAATAGGGTCAAATGTAGGGGGGATACCTGAAGTTATTATTGATAACGAAACAGGAATGCTTTTTCCTGTAGGAGATGTTCATGAACTTGCTACTAAACTTGAATTGCTGATAAAAGACGATAGGCTGAGGGTAACAATGGGGCAAAAGTCTAAACAGCATAAAACAAATGATTTTTTAATGTCAGATAAGATTAATAAACTTGTCGATTACTATATTTCAATATAA
- a CDS encoding glycosyltransferase family protein — protein MNILFLISNDGGNGAGGHYNSLNQVSREMAKQHNVKILTLGSSTSPVVASNPLFVKHIRINKGLKGLSGLNAEIKEIKKTFVPGVVHCFDTNSLNRALLLPSLKKYPIVLNKCGGKNPLKSNYQHADAIVVFSTENQDWFLNNTNYNNDDIFLIPNRVRKLELLDEKLRQETKDTNKITFVRISRLGGAYEHTLLSAFNLIEELMKNYPVELVVIGRIQNKERYTKLKKEAEDRKLPVKFITDERAIKGSDFLYLADFVVGTGRSFMEATSLGIPSLAPASNTDYPILINTDNFQDFFKNNFSERNVANDKSLNENFSNIERLIKDKHKYIKSQEETIALFNDYFGTEGILPKYDCAYSYAANKKINRTSLIINNLNYIVKYLLGK, from the coding sequence ATGAATATACTTTTCTTAATATCAAATGATGGAGGAAACGGCGCTGGAGGTCATTATAATTCATTAAACCAAGTTAGCCGTGAAATGGCAAAACAGCATAATGTTAAGATTCTTACTTTGGGTTCTTCTACCAGTCCTGTTGTTGCAAGTAACCCTCTTTTTGTAAAACATATAAGAATTAATAAAGGATTAAAGGGACTTTCAGGTCTTAATGCAGAAATTAAAGAAATAAAAAAAACCTTTGTTCCAGGTGTAGTACACTGTTTTGATACTAATTCATTAAATAGAGCACTTTTACTTCCGAGTCTAAAAAAATATCCTATAGTATTAAACAAGTGTGGAGGAAAAAATCCTTTAAAATCTAATTATCAGCATGCAGATGCTATTGTGGTTTTTAGTACAGAAAATCAAGATTGGTTCCTTAATAATACGAACTATAATAATGATGATATTTTTTTAATACCTAATAGAGTAAGAAAGCTTGAGCTACTTGATGAAAAATTAAGGCAAGAAACTAAAGATACAAATAAAATTACTTTTGTAAGAATAAGCCGTCTTGGAGGTGCTTATGAGCATACATTGCTATCTGCCTTCAATTTGATTGAAGAACTTATGAAAAATTACCCTGTAGAACTTGTTGTAATAGGTAGAATACAGAATAAAGAAAGATATACCAAACTTAAAAAAGAAGCTGAAGATAGAAAACTACCTGTGAAATTTATAACAGATGAAAGAGCAATAAAAGGATCTGATTTTTTATATTTAGCAGATTTTGTGGTAGGTACTGGTAGAAGTTTTATGGAGGCTACTTCTTTAGGGATACCATCATTAGCTCCAGCATCTAATACGGATTATCCTATTTTAATAAATACAGACAATTTTCAGGATTTCTTTAAAAATAATTTCTCAGAACGTAATGTAGCTAATGATAAATCGTTAAACGAAAATTTTTCTAATATAGAGAGACTTATTAAAGACAAGCATAAATATATAAAATCTCAGGAAGAGACTATTGCACTGTTTAATGATTACTTTGGTACCGAGGGAATATTACCTAAGTATGATTGTGCGTATTCCTATGCAGCTAATAAAAAGATAAATAGGACATCGCTTATTATTAATAATTTAAATTACATAGTTAAGTATTTATTAGGTAAATAA
- a CDS encoding sugar transferase, which translates to MYSGFLKPLSDFLIAFIVLLLLSPVLLLLIILLAFFNKGSVFFFQERPGKKGRIFKVIKFKTMNDKKGADGKLLPDADRITKVGSFVRTTSLDELPQLINVVKGDMSLVGPRPLLVKYLPLYNAKQARRHEVKPGITGWAQVNGRNAISWEQKFELDVHYVDNLSLGLDIKIIYLTVLKVIKRSDINTEGVATTIPFTGTKDSE; encoded by the coding sequence TTGTATTCAGGATTTTTAAAACCTTTATCAGATTTTCTTATAGCATTTATAGTGCTTCTTCTACTGTCGCCAGTTCTATTGTTACTGATTATATTGCTTGCTTTTTTTAATAAAGGCAGTGTTTTCTTTTTTCAGGAACGCCCAGGTAAAAAAGGGAGGATATTTAAGGTTATAAAGTTCAAAACCATGAACGACAAGAAAGGTGCTGACGGTAAATTACTACCAGATGCCGATCGTATTACTAAAGTAGGAAGCTTTGTGAGAACCACATCTTTAGATGAACTCCCACAACTTATTAATGTAGTAAAAGGAGACATGAGCCTAGTAGGGCCAAGACCATTATTAGTAAAATATCTACCGCTTTATAATGCAAAACAAGCCAGAAGACATGAGGTAAAGCCAGGTATTACAGGTTGGGCTCAGGTAAATGGCAGGAATGCCATATCGTGGGAACAAAAATTTGAATTAGATGTACACTATGTAGATAACCTTTCTTTGGGGTTAGATATTAAAATTATATATTTAACCGTGTTAAAAGTTATTAAAAGGAGCGATATAAATACCGAAGGGGTAGCTACTACAATACCTTTTACAGGAACTAAAGATTCAGAATAA
- a CDS encoding glycosyltransferase, which produces MSKLKVCFLIPSVRSGGIETDLLRFLNYQDNANAIDATILVRNKSKAELYDAYKATGANLVFKPLGYFNLSNMLWYYRFFKKVKFDTVCDFNANFAGLPMFLSKLAGIKKRIAFYKQGSDHFKKSALRIAYNNLMNRLVYKYSTFIYANSSSGLEFFFPNEYPKDTRFKVIKNGVNVDDFLDTNESKKDLRKRLGLPEDRFVIGHTGRFTEAKNQFFLLDVAAKLIAKDKDIYFVLIGNDTDQLLPYINKLGINDNVNVFGYKNNIPEYLKTFDLFFFPSVTEGLPNALIEAMISGLPIAVSNIPSLVECLPSDRHGCLIDPYNVDSTVEKIIEIKKNPENYVYQKFAIENFDAEVQFGEFMENL; this is translated from the coding sequence ATGTCTAAACTAAAAGTATGTTTTTTAATACCTTCTGTAAGATCAGGAGGAATAGAAACTGATTTACTCCGCTTTCTTAACTATCAGGACAATGCAAATGCAATAGATGCAACTATTTTGGTAAGGAATAAATCTAAGGCAGAGTTGTATGATGCATATAAAGCAACAGGAGCAAATTTGGTTTTTAAACCTCTGGGGTATTTTAATCTTTCAAATATGCTTTGGTATTATCGCTTTTTCAAAAAAGTGAAATTTGATACCGTATGTGATTTTAATGCAAACTTTGCTGGGCTACCTATGTTTTTAAGTAAACTTGCAGGTATAAAAAAACGAATTGCTTTTTATAAGCAAGGTAGCGATCATTTTAAAAAATCAGCATTACGAATAGCTTATAATAATCTTATGAATAGATTAGTATATAAATATAGCACGTTTATATATGCAAATTCTTCTTCGGGACTTGAATTTTTCTTTCCTAATGAATACCCGAAGGATACCCGATTTAAGGTTATTAAAAATGGTGTTAATGTTGACGATTTTTTAGATACAAATGAAAGTAAAAAAGATCTAAGAAAAAGATTAGGGTTGCCTGAAGATAGATTTGTTATAGGACATACAGGGAGATTTACAGAAGCAAAGAATCAATTTTTTCTATTAGATGTTGCTGCTAAGTTGATAGCCAAGGATAAAGATATTTATTTTGTTCTTATAGGTAATGATACAGATCAATTATTACCCTATATTAATAAGTTAGGGATTAATGATAATGTTAACGTTTTTGGATATAAAAATAATATTCCAGAATACTTAAAAACTTTTGATTTATTCTTTTTTCCATCAGTTACAGAGGGGCTACCCAATGCACTTATAGAAGCAATGATATCGGGTTTACCTATTGCAGTATCAAATATTCCTTCTCTTGTAGAGTGTTTACCGAGTGATAGGCACGGTTGTTTGATAGATCCATATAATGTAGATAGTACTGTTGAAAAAATAATAGAAATTAAGAAAAACCCTGAAAATTATGTTTACCAGAAATTTGCTATTGAGAACTTTGATGCTGAAGTTCAGTTCGGTGAATTTATGGAAAATTTGTAA
- a CDS encoding glycosyltransferase family 4 protein: MKKVLFVANIHKHFRAFHIPYIEYLKSEGYEVHVAANDPDTKIPEADKQYNLPINRNPFSNNNIKATKQLKEIIAIEKYSLIHCHTAMGSVVARLAAKKIRKKGMLKVLYTAHGFHFYKGSPKLYWNIYYPMEKYLAKYTDGLITINEEDYNVVVNNKFKAVNAFKTAGVGINSQKFKGLSLDGGDAIREKNGYDKDTFLIIYIAEFITRKDHKFILEAIPLLKEKINNFKFVFAGRGILKDEMEEMATNQGLTDNVDFLGFRKDIGELIIMSDIGVSVSRQEGLPMNVAEEMFAKKPVVATKIRGHVDLINHGESGFLFNRGDHQEFVNQITDLYKNKELCKTMSENAKIKAEKFELANCLEEMKLIYKKFL; encoded by the coding sequence ATGAAAAAAGTTTTATTTGTAGCTAACATACATAAGCACTTTAGGGCTTTTCATATTCCTTACATAGAGTATTTAAAAAGTGAAGGTTATGAGGTGCATGTTGCTGCAAATGATCCTGACACTAAGATTCCTGAGGCAGACAAACAATATAATTTACCTATAAATCGTAATCCTTTTTCTAATAATAACATAAAGGCTACAAAGCAGTTAAAAGAGATAATAGCCATAGAGAAGTATAGCCTTATACACTGTCACACCGCTATGGGCTCTGTAGTGGCAAGGCTTGCAGCAAAAAAAATTAGAAAAAAGGGCATGTTAAAAGTGTTATATACAGCACATGGCTTCCATTTTTATAAAGGTTCTCCGAAGTTATACTGGAACATATATTATCCTATGGAGAAGTATCTTGCTAAGTATACAGATGGCCTTATAACTATAAATGAAGAGGACTATAATGTTGTTGTTAATAATAAATTTAAAGCAGTAAATGCTTTTAAAACAGCTGGGGTAGGTATAAACTCTCAAAAGTTTAAAGGTTTGTCTTTAGATGGGGGAGATGCTATCCGCGAGAAGAACGGTTATGATAAAGACACATTTTTAATAATATATATTGCAGAATTCATAACCAGAAAAGACCATAAATTTATTCTTGAAGCAATACCTTTGTTAAAAGAGAAAATAAACAATTTTAAGTTTGTTTTTGCAGGTCGTGGTATATTGAAAGATGAAATGGAAGAGATGGCAACCAATCAAGGATTAACTGATAATGTTGATTTTTTAGGATTTAGAAAAGATATTGGCGAACTTATAATAATGTCAGATATTGGAGTTTCTGTAAGTAGACAAGAGGGCTTACCTATGAATGTAGCCGAAGAAATGTTTGCTAAGAAACCAGTAGTTGCTACAAAGATAAGAGGTCATGTAGATTTGATAAATCATGGAGAAAGTGGATTTTTATTTAATAGAGGTGATCATCAAGAATTTGTAAATCAAATTACAGACTTGTATAAAAATAAAGAACTTTGTAAGACAATGTCGGAAAACGCAAAGATAAAAGCAGAAAAATTTGAGTTGGCTAATTGCCTCGAAGAAATGAAATTAATATATAAAAAGTTTCTATAA
- a CDS encoding glycosyltransferase: MKKVLFIHDGPRWKDSEGTQYGTGTDADMYNRYLYLGDKVEFVMRVFKTDDTSSLLNLNNIGLYVNEIVPFNRPSLLKNYFKSKKEIIRNVESADMLVVRLPSTIGSVAVAHAKKINKPYLVEVVVCPWDTLRNHGLLGKLYAPFSRNKLKKLVAEAPFALYVTKFFLQGRYPSKYESAGISDVILRDLPEEYHKDGYYENFSKDKKITFTTLGGVNLVHKGHQYVLEAMVTLVKEGYNVHYNIVGGGDNTRLLNMAKTLGLEDRVTFPGKIPHEKIFGILEKTDLYIQPSDAEGLPRALIEAMSRGCAAIGSNVAGIPELLDDSAIFKKKDVIDLTNKIKDILDKDTLISQSKKNYKLAKEYSFENLEIRRKAFFDKFLNSIDEK; this comes from the coding sequence ATGAAAAAAGTTTTATTTATTCATGACGGTCCTCGTTGGAAGGACTCTGAAGGAACACAATACGGAACTGGTACAGATGCTGATATGTATAATAGATATCTTTATCTTGGTGATAAAGTTGAATTTGTAATGCGTGTTTTTAAAACAGACGATACTTCAAGTTTACTTAATCTTAATAATATAGGTTTGTATGTTAATGAAATAGTGCCATTTAATAGACCTAGTTTGTTAAAAAATTATTTTAAAAGTAAAAAAGAAATTATACGCAATGTAGAGTCGGCAGATATGCTTGTTGTTAGGCTACCAAGTACAATTGGGTCTGTAGCTGTAGCACATGCAAAGAAAATAAATAAGCCATATCTTGTAGAGGTTGTAGTATGTCCATGGGATACATTAAGAAATCATGGACTTTTAGGAAAATTATATGCTCCATTTTCAAGAAATAAATTAAAAAAACTGGTTGCAGAAGCTCCATTCGCATTATATGTTACTAAGTTCTTTTTGCAAGGTCGTTATCCTTCAAAGTATGAATCAGCAGGCATTTCGGATGTTATTTTGAGGGATCTTCCTGAAGAATACCATAAAGATGGTTATTATGAAAATTTTAGTAAAGATAAAAAGATAACATTTACGACTCTTGGAGGGGTTAACCTTGTTCATAAAGGGCATCAATATGTTTTAGAGGCTATGGTAACCTTGGTTAAAGAAGGATATAATGTTCATTATAACATTGTAGGCGGCGGCGATAATACCCGGCTTCTTAATATGGCAAAAACACTTGGTCTTGAAGATAGAGTCACTTTTCCAGGTAAAATACCTCATGAAAAAATCTTTGGAATTTTAGAAAAAACGGATTTATACATTCAACCTAGTGATGCAGAGGGTTTACCTCGAGCTTTAATAGAAGCAATGAGTAGAGGGTGTGCTGCTATAGGATCTAATGTTGCTGGAATACCTGAGCTTTTAGATGATAGTGCTATTTTTAAGAAAAAAGATGTTATAGATTTAACGAATAAGATTAAAGATATTTTAGATAAAGACACTCTTATTTCTCAGAGTAAGAAAAACTATAAATTAGCAAAAGAATATAGTTTTGAAAATCTAGAGATTAGAAGAAAAGCATTTTTTGATAAATTCTTAAATAGTATTGATGAAAAATAA
- a CDS encoding polysaccharide deacetylase family protein: protein MLAKLVKNLSSLPGWRSNRKIVVIESDDWGSIRMSSSKAYQDLVSAGVTMGEGVGVRYNKYDTFASKEDLSFLYETLNSVKDKNGHATKMTAICLSANPDFDKIKENGFNNYYYEPFTKTLEKYNIENTLPLWNEGYNSNIFVPEFHGREHLNIYAWLRALQAGDKEALLAFDHGVWGYNRKKGIDFQATFDLEYASDLEGQKEAVKDGLRLFEELHGRKATFFVPPNGPINNQLEKVAADGGITYMSSPKIQKEVLGEGKIKKHFRYIGKKNEHNQTYITRNVFFEPSKLLKDEINSCLSQIEIAFKWKKPAVISSHRVNYIGGLEVSNRDNGLNQLRKLLKAIVKKWPDVEFMTSTELGQLINKK, encoded by the coding sequence ATGTTAGCAAAATTAGTAAAGAATCTATCAAGTTTACCGGGTTGGCGTAGTAATAGAAAAATTGTTGTTATAGAAAGTGATGATTGGGGTAGTATCAGGATGTCATCTTCAAAAGCCTATCAAGACTTGGTTAGCGCGGGTGTTACAATGGGTGAGGGCGTAGGAGTAAGGTATAATAAGTATGATACTTTTGCCTCTAAAGAAGATTTATCGTTTTTATATGAAACCTTAAATAGTGTTAAGGATAAAAATGGACATGCTACAAAAATGACAGCTATATGTCTTTCGGCTAACCCTGATTTTGATAAGATAAAAGAGAATGGTTTTAATAATTACTATTATGAGCCATTTACCAAGACTTTAGAAAAATATAATATAGAAAATACATTGCCTCTTTGGAATGAGGGTTATAATTCTAATATTTTTGTACCTGAGTTTCATGGTCGTGAACATTTAAATATATACGCTTGGTTAAGAGCGTTACAGGCAGGAGATAAAGAAGCTTTATTAGCTTTTGACCACGGGGTGTGGGGATATAACAGAAAAAAAGGAATTGATTTTCAAGCAACTTTTGATCTAGAGTATGCTAGTGATCTTGAAGGTCAAAAAGAAGCTGTTAAAGATGGATTAAGACTTTTTGAAGAGTTGCACGGGCGTAAAGCCACATTTTTTGTACCACCTAATGGGCCTATAAATAATCAACTTGAAAAAGTTGCCGCTGATGGGGGGATAACATATATGTCATCACCCAAGATACAAAAAGAAGTACTTGGTGAGGGCAAAATAAAAAAGCACTTTAGATACATAGGAAAGAAAAATGAACACAATCAGACCTATATAACCCGTAATGTTTTTTTTGAACCTTCAAAATTGTTAAAAGATGAGATTAATTCTTGCCTTTCACAAATTGAGATTGCTTTTAAATGGAAGAAACCAGCGGTTATAAGTTCTCATAGGGTAAATTATATTGGAGGACTAGAGGTTTCAAACCGAGATAATGGTTTAAATCAATTACGAAAACTTTTAAAAGCGATTGTTAAAAAATGGCCTGATGTGGAGTTTATGACTTCAACGGAACTAGGGCAATTAATTAATAAAAAATAA
- the murB gene encoding UDP-N-acetylmuramate dehydrogenase, which translates to MKIENNFDLTNYNSYKIKAACNRAFFPANEADFIEIFKNSGLDNKVIIGGGYNIIFSKDHYEEDFIMLGENYSSITLEPDNVVVCEAGVSTIVLTEFALTNSLSGVEIFYDIPSSLGGAVVMNAGASGEEIKDILVKVRYLDLTDMKVKEINKEDIGYEYRNSLFQRETNKVVLKVWLQLHPKNADEIKDKMETVKEARWAKQPKEHPNAGSVFKRPPGHYVGPMIDELKLKGFRIGGAEVSKKHGGFIVNVDNATGMDIINVIKHVQAMVKERFGVDLEIEQRII; encoded by the coding sequence GTGAAAATAGAGAACAATTTCGACCTAACCAATTATAACAGCTATAAAATAAAGGCAGCATGCAACAGGGCTTTTTTTCCTGCCAATGAAGCAGATTTTATAGAGATATTTAAAAATTCAGGTCTTGATAACAAGGTAATCATAGGTGGTGGCTATAACATAATATTTTCTAAAGATCACTACGAGGAAGATTTTATAATGCTTGGTGAAAACTATTCATCTATAACTCTTGAACCAGATAATGTAGTGGTTTGCGAAGCAGGAGTAAGTACTATAGTACTTACTGAGTTTGCTCTTACAAATTCATTATCAGGCGTAGAGATATTTTATGATATACCCAGTTCACTAGGAGGTGCAGTTGTTATGAATGCTGGTGCAAGTGGAGAGGAAATCAAAGATATTTTGGTAAAAGTAAGATATCTCGATCTTACCGATATGAAGGTAAAGGAGATTAATAAAGAAGATATTGGTTATGAATACAGGAACAGCCTTTTTCAGAGAGAAACCAATAAAGTCGTATTAAAAGTATGGCTACAGCTCCATCCCAAAAATGCAGATGAAATTAAGGATAAAATGGAAACAGTTAAGGAAGCCCGATGGGCAAAACAGCCCAAAGAGCATCCGAATGCAGGTAGTGTTTTTAAAAGACCTCCAGGGCACTATGTTGGGCCTATGATTGATGAATTGAAACTAAAAGGTTTTAGAATAGGTGGTGCAGAGGTGTCTAAAAAACATGGTGGATTTATTGTAAATGTTGATAATGCTACTGGTATGGATATTATTAATGTTATAAAACACGTTCAGGCAATGGTTAAAGAAAGATTTGGTGTAGACCTTGAAATAGAACAACGAATTATTTAA
- a CDS encoding acyl carrier protein, producing the protein MENKFIEALKEALEMEDQEINFDDNFRDYDTWDSLSRLSLIAVLDEEFEVQIEDAKFEKLITVKDLYEAVVENK; encoded by the coding sequence ATGGAAAATAAATTTATTGAAGCTCTAAAGGAAGCATTAGAAATGGAAGACCAAGAAATTAACTTTGATGATAATTTTAGAGATTATGATACTTGGGATTCGTTGAGTAGACTTTCACTTATTGCAGTTTTAGATGAAGAGTTTGAAGTGCAGATTGAAGATGCAAAATTTGAAAAACTAATTACAGTAAAAGATTTATACGAAGCTGTAGTTGAAAATAAATAA
- a CDS encoding polysaccharide pyruvyl transferase family protein, with the protein MKNKILVVPGNTDLNRGDQALVWESIRVFEDVLPNLQVYLYESGANEEEKMLQKGQSLGLGYEFIPRILQHPRVKGKSTTKEIKYSKFVYVKWGFNAITDLISTLMLSSRFSLFNKIGKSTLSKEQKKSLELFPQLSALVVKGGGFLHSYGKIYDAYVMYYFLFDLMLAHRYKVKTIILPNSIGPLKNSLAKRLVKRVIAKSSYISVREDVSKKFLKTELNMDVPTVPDLGFFLKGSDDDFEGYLAERGFDKTKKNIAITLRPYRFDGYANADELYANYLNEIAKFIGTQVNRGYNISLVAHTLGPSAHEDDRLALKDVYNAISEDVKKNVIYLEDFGLNSRQMQKMYSYYDILVGTRFHSVIFALNEKTPSLAIAYGGNKSYGIMRDIGVPDFVLGIEAVSSDKLNEMVEKLEIEREDYLEKITQYQVKLVKEREDLVKNLKEIF; encoded by the coding sequence ATGAAAAATAAAATTTTAGTTGTTCCAGGTAATACAGATTTAAATAGAGGAGATCAGGCACTAGTTTGGGAATCAATAAGGGTTTTTGAGGATGTATTGCCTAACCTGCAGGTTTATTTATACGAATCAGGAGCCAATGAAGAAGAGAAAATGCTCCAAAAAGGGCAGTCATTAGGTTTAGGCTATGAGTTTATACCAAGGATATTACAACACCCTCGTGTTAAAGGAAAAAGTACAACTAAAGAGATAAAATATAGCAAATTTGTATATGTAAAATGGGGCTTTAATGCTATTACTGACCTTATTAGTACATTAATGCTATCGTCTCGTTTTTCGCTTTTCAATAAGATAGGGAAATCAACATTATCAAAAGAACAGAAAAAGTCTTTAGAATTATTTCCTCAACTATCGGCACTTGTAGTAAAGGGTGGAGGTTTCTTACATAGCTACGGTAAGATCTACGACGCTTATGTAATGTATTACTTTTTGTTCGATTTAATGTTGGCACACCGCTATAAAGTAAAAACAATAATATTACCTAATTCTATAGGTCCATTAAAAAATAGCCTAGCAAAGCGTTTAGTTAAACGCGTTATAGCAAAGTCATCATATATATCAGTTCGTGAAGATGTCTCTAAAAAATTCTTGAAGACAGAGCTAAATATGGATGTACCTACTGTGCCTGATTTAGGTTTTTTCCTAAAAGGATCAGATGATGATTTTGAAGGCTATTTAGCAGAAAGAGGTTTTGATAAAACCAAAAAAAATATAGCAATTACATTAAGACCTTATCGTTTTGACGGATATGCTAATGCTGATGAACTTTATGCAAACTATCTTAATGAAATAGCTAAGTTTATAGGTACTCAGGTAAATAGAGGGTACAATATAAGTTTGGTAGCGCATACCTTAGGGCCAAGCGCTCATGAAGATGATAGATTAGCATTAAAAGATGTATATAATGCTATTAGTGAAGATGTAAAGAAAAATGTAATTTATCTAGAAGATTTTGGACTTAACTCACGTCAAATGCAAAAGATGTATTCCTATTATGACATACTGGTAGGTACAAGGTTTCATTCAGTGATATTTGCATTAAACGAAAAAACACCTTCATTAGCTATTGCTTATGGTGGTAATAAGAGCTACGGTATTATGCGCGATATAGGCGTTCCAGATTTTGTATTAGGTATAGAGGCAGTATCATCAGATAAACTGAATGAAATGGTTGAAAAACTTGAGATTGAGAGAGAAGATTATCTTGAAAAGATAACTCAGTACCAGGTAAAGTTGGTTAAAGAAAGAGAAGATCTTGTAAAGAACTTAAAAGAAATATTCTAA